The Kluyveromyces lactis strain NRRL Y-1140 chromosome D complete sequence genome has a window encoding:
- the FRS1 gene encoding phenylalanine--tRNA ligase subunit beta (highly similar to uniprot|P15624 Saccharomyces cerevisiae YLR060W FRS1 Beta subunit of cytoplasmic phenylalanyl- tRNA synthetase, forms a tetramer with Frs2p to generate the active enzyme; evolutionarily distant from mitochondrial phenylalanyl-tRNA synthetase based on protein sequence,but substrate binding is similar and similar to gnl|GLV|YALI0E22979g) produces MPTISVNKRQLFEALGKNYTNEEFDELCFEFGVELDEDTTEEALKTGEEPELKIEIGANRYDLLCIEGIAQSLNEFLGNVEAPEYKLSKPTTKLIIEESTTQIRSYACAAILRNVTFTEANYASFISLQDKLHSNLCRNRTLVAIGTHDLDTIKGPFHYRAEKPTDIKFVPLNQSKEYDGAELIELYKQPEQKNNLGRFVHIIEDSPVFPVIYDDNNVVCSLPPLINSEHSKISLNTKNIFIEVTATDRTKSEVVLDQIVAMFSRYCEDQFTVEPVEIVSEHNNQSRVTPNFTPKIMDVKVDYINSCLGLTLSPEEISKNLKKMSLKATPSSDDQNILHVEIPITRSDILHPCDIMEDAAIGYGYNNLPKGNQLSNANFVASALPINKISDILRIASSQASWLEVLPLTLCSHDENFKFLRMEDDNTKAVKLANPKTLEYQVVRTSLLPGILKTVKENRKHSLPIKVFEAGDVVFKNDKLERRAFNQRHWAAAYVGKTASFEIIQGLLGKIMQTFRTQWLPDYGAGSTGRGYWIEKDDTLTTYFPGRGAKIMFRHKEGEEARQIGHIGVLHPEVMSNFDIPYAGSYVEINSEAFL; encoded by the coding sequence ATGCCTACCATTTCAGTTAACAAGAGGCAATTGTTTGAGGCCTTGGGCAAAAACTACACCAATGAAGAATTCGATGAATTatgttttgaatttggtgTTGAATTAGATGAAGATACCACTGAAGAAGCTTTGAAGACAGGCGAGGAaccagaattgaaaattgaaatcggTGCCAACCGTTACGATTTACTGTGTATCGAAGGTATCGCtcaatctttgaatgaatttttgGGTAACGTTGAAGCTCCAGAGTATAAGTTGAGCAAACCAACTACCAAGTTaatcattgaagaatctACAACTCAAATTAGAAGTTACGCTTGTGCTGCCATCTTAAGAAATGTTACATTCACCGAAGCCAACTATGCATCGTTCATTTCTCTTCAAGATAAGTTACACTCAAACTTGTGTAGAAACAGAACTTTAGTTGCCATTGGTACACACGATTTGGATACCATTAAAGGTCCTTTCCACTACAGAGCTGAAAAGCCAACTGACATCAAGTTTGTGCCCTTAAATCAAAGTAAGGAATACGATGGTGCAGAGTTAATCGAATTGTACAAACAACCagaacaaaagaacaaCTTGGGCCGTTTCGTTCACATTATCGAAGATTCCCCTGTTTTTCCTGTCATCTACGATGACAATAATGTCGTTTGTTCTCTGCCTCCTTTGATTAACTCTGAACACTCTAAAATTTCTCTGAACACCAAGAATATTTTTATCGAAGTTACTGCAACCGATAGAACCAAGTCCGAAGTTGTCTTGGACCAAATCGTTGCTATGTTCTCCCGTTATTGTGAAGACCAATTCACCGTGGAGCCAGtggaaattgtttctgaacACAACAATCAATCTAGAGTAACCCCAAATTTCACTCCAAAAATTATGGACGTCAAGGTCGATTACATCAATTCTTGTCTAGGCCTAACCTTATCCCCAGAAGAGATCTCaaagaacttgaaaaagATGTCGTTGAAAGCTACACCTTCCTCTGACGACCAAAACATCTTACATGTTGAAATTCCAATTACGAGATCTGATATTTTACATCCTTGTGATATCATGGAAGACGCTGCTATCGGTTACGGTTACAACAACTTACCAAAAGGCAATCAATTGTCTAATGCTAACTTCGTTGCATCTGCGTTACCTATCAACAAAATTTCAGACATTCTAAGGATTGCTTCCTCTCAGGCTTCATGGTTGGAAGTTTTGCCATTGACCTTATGCTCTCATGatgaaaactttaaattCCTAAGGATGGAAGATGATAACACAAAGGCTGTAAAATTAGCTAACCCAAAGACTTTGGAATACCAAGTTGTCAGAACTAGTTTATTGCCAGGTATTCTAAAAACTGTTAAGGAAAATAGAAAGCACTCTTTACCTATCAAAGTTTTTGAAGCCGGTGATGTtgttttcaagaatgatAAACTAGAAAGAAGAGCATTCAACCAACGTCATTGGGCCGCCGCTTATGTCGGAAAAACTGCctcatttgaaattattcaagGTTTACTAGGGAAAATTATGCAGACTTTCAGAACTCAATGGCTACCTGATTATGGTGCGGGATCCACTGGCAGAGGTTACTGgattgaaaaagatgataCCCTCACTACCTACTTCCCGGGTAGAGGTGCAAAGATCATGTTCAGACAcaaagaaggagaagaagcTAGGCAGATCGGTCATATTGGTGTTTTACATCCTGAAGTAATGTCCAACTTCGACATTCCATATGCCGGTTCTTACgttgaaatcaattcaGAAGCTTTCTTATAG
- the MIL1 gene encoding Mil1p (similar to uniprot|Q75BQ1 Ashbya gossypii ACR220C ACR220Cp and weakly similar to YFL034W uniprot|P43564 Saccharomyces cerevisiae YFL034W Possible integral membrane protein that interacts with Rpp0p which is a component of the ribosomal stalk) produces MSECHEDSEEDLGFALKELKLTKKLTSNQDGKDNKADMIESVGTQSAAEEPNQTIYSSPESDGSEEEREEAVKEIAVRQADSSVDLRQQSQETGNVGKIIREEDENGSITDSDTSLEWQPMTTVASFDVYDENGELVLEGMNRTGSTLSLNEHSTPSQNQKSTFGYTKVDGEEQAQRSYLTNKRTDFLFNHKKLAVSSASLSMSLSRTSGTPDSQFLSEDDEEEEAISSKNITTTDQLSITKDLLNDKEKFAYIACITVLVNEMCTRLVSIALSSHNMTSKQKFAKRLQSLQKNMGHWRSLILNRLYAHLEIEPEEIKMLSRLSNDGIELSDLCNCLKVTQHIDNPLAETSDIPELKTESKTDENIMTSKSLDIDVAWTIICDLFLLLVQDSHYDARSRSLLINFAKVLNIDPLEICQFEKRVIEALELEQCTEDQVWDEKAHMDKRRKAIKRKKLCYIGLATLGGSLVLGLSGGLLAPVIGAGFAAGLSTIGVTGAAGFLTGVGGTTVVAVSSTAIGAKIGTTSMKRRMGSVRTFEFRPLQNNRRLNLILSVSGWMNGNEDDVRLPFSTVDPINGDLYSLYWEPDMLRSTGQTMGILASEIVTQTIQQILGATVLTALMAAIQLPNILSKLGYLIDNPWNVSLDRAWAAGLVLADTLMAKNLGDRPITLVGFSLGSRVIYSCLVELAKKGAIGIIENAYLFGSPVVYKRDEMILARSVVSGRFLNGYSNRDWILGYLFRATGGGLSTVAGISPINSVPDIENVDCSEIVDGHMSYRKKMPKLLKAIGMSVLSEEFVEIEDPMDPEQVARQRKLVAELESAQEKLSDESHGKKKRKHKWLSKSSWFKPQKVEWQEMYEQTLKDKTLGPEVNGDTEEGIATDVHKDQLIQEISKLKDEVQKDIDHSSRDIVEK; encoded by the coding sequence ATGTCTGAGTGTCACGAAGACAGTGAAGAGGACCTTGGGTTTGCTTTGAAAGAGCTCAAGCTAACCAAGAAGCTTACTTCTAATCAAGATGGGAAAGACAATAAAGCTGATATGATAGAGTCAGTTGGGACACAAAGTGCTGCTGAAGAGCCTAACCAGACCATATATTCTAGTCCTGAATCCGATGGTtcggaagaagaaagagaagaagctgTCAAGGAGATCGCAGTACGACAGGCTGATAGTTCTGTTGATTTAAGGCAGCAGTCTCAAGAAACTGGCAATGTCGGGAAGATAATCCgggaagaagatgaaaatggttCTATTACGGATTCTGATACTTCCCTTGAGTGGCAGCCAATGACTACTGTTGCCTCCTTTGATGTATATGATGAGAATGGAGAGCTTGTGTTAGAAGGCATGAATAGAACAGGAAGTACTCTGTCGTTAAATGAACATAGTACACCttctcaaaatcaaaagagCACTTTCGGGTATACCAAGGTTGATGGTGAGGAGCAAGCACAGAGATCGTACCTCACTAACAAAAGGACCGATTTTTTGTTCAACCATAAGAAGCTAGCGGTATCTAGTGCATCTCTTTCTATGTCACTTAGTAGAACATCTGGTACACCGGATTCCCAGTTCCTgtcagaagatgatgaagaagaggaagcAATAAGCTCTAAAAATATTACAACAACGGATCAATTATCGATTACGAAAGATCTTTTaaatgataaagaaaagtttgCATATATTGCATGTATTACTGTGCTAGTTAACGAGATGTGTACTCGTTTGGTTTCAATAGCATTATCATCGCATAATATGACTTCCAAACAGAAATTTGCGAAACGGTTGCAAAGTCTACAGAAGAATATGGGGCATTGGAGGAGCTTAATATTAAATCGACTTTACGCTCATTTGGAAATTGAAcctgaagaaatcaaaatgTTATCAAGACTATCAAACGACGGGATTGAACTATCGGATTTATGTAATTGTTTGAAAGTGACACAGCATATTGACAATCCATTGGCAGAAACAAGTGATATACCTGAACTAAAAACGGAATCTAAAACTGACGAGAATATAATGACATCTAAGAGTTTGGACATTGATGTTGCTTGGACCATTATCTGtgatttatttcttttattagTGCAGGACTCTCATTATGATGCAAGGTCACGTTCATTATTAATTAATTTTGCCAAGGTGCTAAATATCGATCCGCTTGAGATCTGCcaatttgagaaaagaGTGATAGAAGCATTAGAACTCGAACAATGCACAGAAGATCAGGTATGGGATGAAAAAGCCCATATGGACAAACGAAGGAAGGCaatcaagagaaaaaaactGTGCTACATTGGTTTAGCAACTCTTGGTGGCTCTTTAGTTCTTGGTTTGAGTGGTGGTCTACTTGCGCCAGTTATTGGGGCTGGGTTTGCTGCGGGATTGTCAACAATCGGTGTAACCGGTGCCGCAGGTTTCTTAACGGGGGTAGGAGGTACAACAGTTGTTGCAGTGTCAAGTACTGCTATTGGTGCAAAAATTGGAACAACATCTATGAAAAGGAGAATGGGGAGTGTTAGAACTTTTGAGTTTAGACCTCTTCAGAATAACAGACGTCTTAACCTAATACTATCGGTTTCGGGCTGGATGAACGgtaatgaagatgatgttaGATTACCCTTCAGCACCGTAGATCCGATAAACGGTGATTTATACTCGTTGTATTGGGAGCCAGACATGCTAAGATCTACGGGTCAGACGATGGGTATCTTAGCTAGTGAAATTGTAACTCAAACtattcaacaaatcttAGGCGCAACAGTTTTGACTGCCTTGATGGCTGCTATCCAACTACCCAACatactttcaaagttggGATATTTAATTGATAATCCGTGGAATGTATCACTTGACAGGGCGTGGGCTGCTGGGCTGGTTTTAGCAGATACGCTTATGGCCAAAAACTTAGGTGACAGGCCAATTACCTTAGTCGGGTTTTCCTTAGGATCTCGTGTCATTTATTCATGTTTAGTTGAGTTAGCAAAAAAAGGTGCTATCGGAATAATAGAAAATGCTTATTTGTTTGGTTCTCCTGTCGTTTACAAAAGAGATGAAATGATTCTCGCCCGATCAGTTGTTAGTGGAAGATTTTTGAATGGATATTCAAATAGAGATTGGATTTTAGGTTATTTATTCAGAGCCACAGGTGGAGGGTTGAGTACTGTTGCAGGAATATCACCAATAAATAGTGTTCCggatattgaaaatgtggACTGCAGTGAGATAGTTGACGGGCATATGAGttatagaaagaaaatgcCTAAACTTCTTAAAGCCATTGGTATGTCTGTACTCAGTGAAGAGTTCGTAGAAATTGAAGACCCAATGGATCCGGAACAAGTTGCTAGACAGAGGAAACTTGTTGCTGAATTAGAATCTGCCCAGGAGAAACTTTCTGATGAATCCCATggtaagaaaaagagaaagcaCAAATGGTTATCTAAATCTTCTTGGTTCAAACCTCAGAAAGTTGAATGGCAAGAAATGTATGAACAGACTCTAAAGGACAAGACATTAGGGCCAGAAGTGAATGGGGATACCGAAGAAGGCATAGCTACGGATGTGCACAAAGACCAACTTATCCAAGAGATTTCAAAACTCAAGGACGAGGTACAGAAGGATATTGATCACTCGTCTCGAGACATTGTCGAGAAGTAG
- a CDS encoding 60S ribosomal protein eL22 (similar to uniprot|P05749 Saccharomyces cerevisiae YLR061W RPL22A Protein component of the large (60S) ribosomal subunit, has similarity to Rpl22Bp and to rat L22 ribosomal protein): MAPNTARKQKITKTFTVDVSSPTENGVFDPASYAKYLIDHIKVEGHVGNLGQAITVEEDGSVVTIVSTTKFSGKYLKYLTKKYLKKNQLRDWIRFVSTKTNEYKLAFYQITPEDEEEEEDEE; this comes from the exons ATGGCTCCAAAT ACTGCTAGAAAGCAAAAGATCACCAAGACCTTCACTGTTGACGTTTCCTCTCCAACTGAAAACGGTGTTTTCGATCCAGCTTCTTACGCTAAGTACTTGATCGACCACATCAAGGTTGAAGGTCACGTCGGTAACTTGGGTCAAGCCATCactgttgaagaagatggttcCGTTGTCACCATTGTTTCTACTACCAAGTTCTCTGGTAAGTACTTGAAGTACTTGACCAAGAAGtacttgaagaagaaccaattGAGAGACTGGATCAGATTTGTTTCTACCAAGACCAACGAATACAAGTTGGCCTTCTACCAAATCACtccagaagatgaagaagaagaagaagacgaagaataa
- the BMT6 gene encoding 25S rRNA (uracil2843-N3)-methyltransferase (similar to uniprot|Q12291 Saccharomyces cerevisiae YLR063W Hypothetical ORF), translated as MGKHQQDKTKTLPVVNKDTVPGQDILDLFKVTFPDELYGDELDLHEYVQAVKADLYERAYTKAFDSSKKRVAYCCRWSPSRAVAYSSLFASLKPVKNVLQCKNPDDDDEEYDSESDDDTQEITKQLENLDIDPICSNVLCIGGGAGGELVALASIFAPSRDYNSKFSADKKDMKCSRMNVQVVDIADWSDIVERIDDSIKSNWLRSQSDNFDISFKHADILSLTAEQLNLSSLNLITLLFTTNELFMENKAKSIRFLQKLNAQCSSGTYLLIVESAGSFSHIEVGSKKFPIQFLIDTILQGKRGEEADGNWTLVGMDDSIWYRCDEKFDYRLKLENMRFFYRLYKKK; from the coding sequence ATGGGTAAACATCAGCAGGACAAAACTAAAACTCTACCAGTGGTAAATAAAGACACCGTTCCAGGACAGGATATTTTGGATTTATTCAAAGTAACCTTTCCTGATGAGTTGTATGGCGATGAGCTAGATTTGCATGAGTACGTTCAAGCAGTGAAAGCAGATCTATATGAAAGAGCATATACCAAGGCTTTTGATTCGAGTAAAAAACGTGTAGCTTACTGTTGTAGGTGGTCACCGTCTAGAGCTGTGGCATACTCTTCGCTCTTCGCAAGCCTAAAGCCAGTGAAGAACGTGTTACAGTGTAAGAATCCagatgatgacgatgaagagtATGATTCGGAAAGTGATGACGATACTCAAGAAATCACAAAACAACTCGAAAATCTAGACATTGATCCAATATGTTCGAATGTCTTGTGTATTGGAGGTGGTGCCGGTGGAGAACTCGTCGCGTTGGCATCCATATTTGCACCATCAAGAGATTATAATTCAAAATTCTCAGCAGACAAAAAAGACATGAAATGTAGTCGTATGAACGTTCAAGTTGTGGATATTGCAGATTGGAGtgatattgttgaaagaatagATGATTCCATTAAATCCAATTGGCTACGGTCGCAATCTGACAattttgacatttctttcaaacacGCAGACATTTTAAGTCTGACAGCTGAACAATTGAACTTAAGCAGTCTAAATTTAATAACGCTGCTATTTACTACCAATGAATTATTCATGGAAAACAAAGCGAAAAGCATCAGGTTTTTACAAAAACTGAATGCGCAATGTTCGTCTGGGACATATCTATTAATCGTCGAAAGCGCAGGTTCTTTCTCTCATATTGAAGTGGGATCGAAGaaatttccaattcaattcttAATAGATACAATCCTTCAGGGGAAAAGaggagaagaagcagaCGGAAACTGGACGCTAGTAGGCATGGATGATTCGATTTGGTATCGTTGTGATGAGAAATTTGACTATAGACTCAAACTCGAAAACATGAGATTCTTCTACAGATTGtataagaagaaataa
- the MOB2 gene encoding Mob2p (similar to uniprot|P43563 Saccharomyces cerevisiae YFL034C-B MOB2 Component of the RAM signaling network localizes and activates the Ace2p in the daughter cell nucleus to direct daughter cell-specific transcription of several genes involved in cell separation Mob1p-like protein), producing MSFFNSLKGFGRSSKKTKAINGQQLPQSNNGMYASSQNSNSKASLRRTQSPSRLAMMSSGHQQSQQSNSNVSNPESQEIMFLSEPFVRTALVKGSYKTIVQLPKYVDLGEWIALNVFEFYTNLNQFYGVIAEYVTADAYPTMNAGPRTDYLWLDANNRQISLPAGQYIDLALTWINNKVNDQQLFPTKSSFPFPPNFLRDIQRIMIQMFRIFAHIYHQHFDKIIHLSLEAHWNSFFAHFISFAKEFNLIDRREMAPLELLIESFEHQGKII from the exons ATGTCGTTTTTCAACTCGTTGAA AGGGTTTGGTAGAAGTAGTAAGAAGACTAAGGCTATTAATGGACAGCAGCTACCGCAAAGCAACAATGGCATGTATGCCAGCTCTCAAAATTCGAATTCTAAGGCTTCACTGAGACGGACTCAGTCGCCTTCTAGACTGGCTATGATGTCTTCTGGCCATCAGCAGTCTCAGCAATCGAACAGCAATGTGAGCAATCCAGAGTCACAAGAGATAATGTTTTTGAGCGAACCATTTGTAAGAACAGCATTAGTAAAGGGTTCTTACAAAACGATTGTACAACTTCCTAAATACGTGGATCTGGGGGAATGGATCGCTCTTAATGTATTTGAGTTTTATACCAATCTAAATCAATTCTATGGTGTCATCGCAGAGTATGTCACAGCAGATGCTTACCCGACTATGAATGCAGGACCGCGTACAGATTATTTATGGTTAGATGCAAATAACAGGCAGATATCTTTACCAGCTGGCCAATATATTGACCTAGCGCTTACGTGGATCAACAATAAAGTAAACGATCAGCAGCTTTTCCCGACGAAATCAAGCTTTCCATTCCCACCCAATTTCTTACGAGATATTCAACGAATCATGATACAGATGTTCCGAATCTTTGCTCATATCTACCATCAGCATTTTGACAAAATTATTCACCTGTCGTTGGAAGCACACtggaattctttcttcGCACACTTTATTAGCTTTGCTAAAGAATTCAATCTAATCGacagaagagaaatggCTCCATTAGAGCTTTTGATAGAGAGTTTCGAACACCAGGGTAAAATTATTTAA